One region of Bacteroidia bacterium genomic DNA includes:
- the nusA gene encoding transcription termination factor NusA, which produces MDSMREFAMSKQISNEDFMQIMEEVFRFMVKKKYGTDENFQFIVNPDKGDIQAFREREIVEDGEVEDGSLQIAISDALKVDSDYTTGEFFPEEIDLRELGRRLVLTAKQTLNTKIKDLERAQILKQYKDLEGTIVNGEVYQVWRNEMLVLHDNNELILPKTEQIPKDHFKKGDMIKAVIKEVVLKQNANTPRIIISRTDPLFLERLFEEEVPEIADGLITVKKVVRDPGERAKVAVESYDDRIDPVGACVGVKGSRIHGIIKELRGENIDVINYSSNPAIFISRALAPAKISTIKVDEKKKRANVYMQSDQISMAIGKGGQNIKLAIALTAYEIDVYSEVDPNEEDVDLDEFRDEIDDWIIDSLREIGLDSAKSVLKLTIDELAHRTDLDRETLHDVFAILKSEFEN; this is translated from the coding sequence ATGGACTCTATGCGTGAATTTGCTATGTCCAAACAAATTTCTAATGAGGACTTTATGCAAATTATGGAAGAAGTTTTTCGGTTTATGGTTAAGAAAAAATATGGTACTGACGAAAACTTTCAATTTATCGTAAACCCTGATAAAGGCGACATACAGGCTTTTCGAGAGCGCGAAATCGTAGAAGACGGCGAAGTAGAAGACGGCTCACTGCAAATCGCAATCTCTGACGCTCTAAAAGTGGACTCAGATTATACCACAGGCGAATTTTTTCCCGAAGAAATAGACCTAAGAGAACTGGGCAGGCGGCTTGTACTCACCGCAAAACAAACCCTCAACACCAAAATTAAAGACCTTGAACGAGCCCAAATCCTAAAACAATATAAAGATTTAGAGGGAACAATTGTAAATGGCGAAGTGTATCAAGTTTGGCGTAATGAAATGCTCGTTTTACACGATAATAACGAACTAATTTTACCCAAAACCGAACAAATCCCCAAAGACCACTTCAAAAAAGGCGATATGATTAAAGCCGTAATTAAAGAAGTGGTACTCAAGCAAAATGCCAATACGCCCAGAATTATCATTTCCCGAACAGACCCGTTGTTTTTAGAACGTTTATTTGAAGAAGAAGTTCCTGAAATAGCAGACGGCTTAATTACGGTCAAAAAAGTTGTTCGAGACCCCGGAGAACGCGCCAAAGTAGCCGTAGAAAGTTATGACGACCGCATAGACCCCGTAGGCGCTTGCGTAGGCGTAAAAGGATCCCGTATCCACGGAATTATTAAAGAACTGCGCGGAGAAAATATTGACGTTATCAACTATTCATCAAACCCTGCAATATTTATTTCCCGAGCACTTGCCCCAGCTAAAATATCTACTATAAAAGTAGATGAAAAGAAAAAACGCGCAAACGTCTATATGCAGTCTGACCAAATTTCAATGGCAATCGGAAAAGGCGGCCAAAATATTAAATTAGCAATTGCACTAACAGCCTATGAAATAGACGTTTATAGCGAAGTTGATCCCAATGAGGAGGACGTTGATTTAGATGAATTCAGAGACGAAATTGATGACTGGATTATTGACAGCCTACGCGAAATCGGCCTCGATTCTGCCAAATCAGTCTTAAAACTCACCATAGATGAACTCGCCCACAGAACAGACTTAGACCGCGAAACCTTACATGACGTTTTCGCAATATTAAAATCAGAATTTGAAAATTAA
- the infB gene encoding translation initiation factor IF-2, giving the protein MSEENKTKTILRLSSIAKELNISTTTACEELGKAGFSVENTIHQKLTQEMYEVLLKRFGETKTNTDKITKTKKDTPIIIPKPILLPFGNEDIGENELISPQELKASMQKKVEALKTMDALTENVPAKIETVIPPTIEENTPIKQDTETVKLSEQTTDSHIEITDSYIKTKEEVTEIKEEVKETPILSQENITPSDTLSTSNAVDEKNATNTDTPNKVGLTIVGKIDLEARKESTKDKKSKPKKQPKIETPSLFDQSQKSQEVIDETLTKEPLVDDPTLEIQQPHFEEVSIENITTTQPTTPEPLTIETDNQHSLEKNKEETPETKHEEIVLPETIITQDIEKEHYLETSAEDNSISAKTEPEIVDIETNTNLPESKTEPDTETEIQTIRAKDHTPKLEGLTIIGKIDLKDPKAKKSEREKTKLAESKEKLRQAKEEKTTKETKASLEADKKKRKRRLSTNTPPSQQKNTGTQNPQFNRQNRDNNNNNRNKGQTNQPNNQGNRTNTNNNNNNNNNNNSRPNTQAPNNNFFGNFRPRRGKKPIKKDKRKNLQEQNLQLESNNILEVTEYLSANELANLMEVSVNEVIAKCLQLGLFVSINQRINADVIQLVAEEFGYEVRFITLEESEEQEEEETDQELLEPRPPIVTVMGHVDHGKTSLLDYIRKTNVIAGESGGITQHIGAYEVELENNRRITFLDTPGHEAFTAMRARGAQITDIAIIVIAADDQIMPQTREAINHAQAAGVPMVFAINKIDKDGANPEKIKEQLAGMNLLVEDWGGKYQSQEISAKAGININLLLEKVLLEADLLNLKANPDRLAKGTVIESQLDKGKGIVTTVLVQTGTLSIGDVIVAGSYFGKVKALMNERGVRVKTAGPSTPVQILGLNGSSSAGDKIQVYESEREAREIATRRQQLLREQNIRQQKHITLEEIARRKAIGTFRELNIIVKGDVDGSVEALSDSLLKLTTGEVSVNIVHKGVGQISESDVMLATASDAIIIGFNVRPSQGARKVAETEQIDIRIYSIIYAAIDEVKDALEGMLAPSIEEEILGVVEIREVFKISKIGTIAGCMVTEGKISRQNQIRLIREGVVIYSSRLASLKRFKDDVKEVSAGFDCGLSVENFNDIKIGDIIESYATKEVKRKLI; this is encoded by the coding sequence ATGTCCGAAGAAAACAAAACTAAAACGATATTACGACTTAGCAGCATTGCAAAAGAGTTGAACATCAGCACTACAACTGCTTGTGAAGAATTGGGAAAAGCCGGCTTCTCAGTAGAAAATACTATTCATCAGAAACTTACCCAAGAAATGTATGAAGTGCTACTAAAGCGGTTCGGGGAAACCAAAACCAATACAGACAAAATAACCAAAACCAAAAAAGATACACCGATAATAATCCCGAAGCCAATACTATTACCCTTTGGAAATGAGGATATTGGAGAAAATGAGCTAATCTCCCCACAAGAATTAAAGGCTTCTATGCAAAAAAAAGTAGAAGCCCTAAAAACAATGGATGCCCTAACCGAAAATGTGCCGGCTAAAATTGAAACTGTTATCCCCCCAACAATAGAGGAAAACACCCCAATAAAACAAGATACAGAAACCGTAAAACTATCTGAACAAACAACAGACAGCCATATAGAAATAACGGACAGCTACATAAAAACAAAAGAAGAAGTAACCGAAATAAAAGAAGAAGTAAAAGAAACACCAATACTTTCTCAAGAGAATATAACACCTTCGGATACACTCTCTACTTCAAATGCAGTAGATGAGAAAAACGCAACAAACACCGACACACCCAATAAGGTTGGGCTAACTATTGTAGGAAAAATTGACTTAGAAGCTCGAAAGGAAAGTACAAAAGATAAAAAAAGTAAACCTAAAAAACAACCTAAGATAGAAACACCATCCCTTTTTGACCAATCTCAAAAATCCCAAGAAGTTATAGATGAAACTCTTACTAAAGAACCTCTTGTAGATGACCCTACATTAGAAATCCAACAACCGCACTTCGAGGAAGTATCCATAGAAAACATAACGACTACACAACCTACTACCCCCGAACCCTTAACCATAGAAACGGATAACCAACATTCTTTGGAAAAAAATAAAGAAGAAACCCCTGAAACCAAGCACGAAGAGATAGTTTTGCCTGAAACAATAATAACCCAAGATATTGAGAAAGAGCATTATCTGGAAACTTCTGCTGAAGACAACTCTATCTCCGCTAAAACTGAACCCGAAATAGTTGATATAGAAACCAATACCAATCTTCCGGAAAGCAAGACAGAACCAGACACTGAAACCGAAATCCAAACTATCCGCGCAAAAGACCATACTCCCAAATTGGAAGGTTTAACTATCATCGGAAAAATAGACCTTAAAGACCCTAAGGCGAAAAAATCAGAACGCGAAAAAACAAAACTTGCTGAATCCAAAGAAAAACTCAGACAAGCCAAAGAAGAAAAAACAACCAAAGAAACCAAAGCATCCCTCGAAGCCGATAAAAAGAAACGAAAACGTAGGCTATCTACCAACACACCCCCATCTCAACAAAAAAATACAGGAACACAGAACCCCCAATTTAACAGACAAAATCGCGATAATAATAACAACAACCGAAATAAAGGCCAAACAAATCAGCCTAATAATCAAGGTAATCGAACTAACACCAATAATAATAATAATAATAATAATAATAATAATTCCCGCCCGAACACACAAGCACCTAATAATAACTTTTTTGGGAACTTTAGACCCAGAAGAGGAAAAAAACCCATCAAAAAAGATAAACGCAAAAATCTGCAAGAACAAAATCTACAACTGGAATCAAACAATATCTTAGAAGTAACAGAATATCTATCTGCCAATGAATTGGCTAATTTGATGGAAGTATCTGTGAATGAAGTTATTGCAAAATGTTTACAATTAGGATTGTTTGTGTCTATCAATCAGCGTATTAATGCAGATGTTATCCAATTGGTTGCAGAAGAATTTGGATACGAAGTTCGATTTATTACCTTAGAAGAATCTGAAGAGCAAGAAGAGGAAGAAACAGATCAAGAATTGTTGGAGCCCAGACCCCCAATCGTTACCGTTATGGGGCACGTTGACCACGGTAAAACTTCTTTATTAGACTACATCAGAAAAACAAATGTTATTGCCGGAGAGTCAGGCGGAATTACCCAACATATTGGAGCTTACGAAGTTGAGTTAGAAAACAATCGAAGAATTACCTTTTTGGATACGCCTGGCCACGAAGCATTTACTGCTATGCGCGCACGAGGTGCCCAAATAACAGATATTGCTATCATCGTGATTGCCGCAGACGACCAAATTATGCCCCAAACCCGTGAAGCTATTAACCACGCACAAGCAGCCGGAGTACCTATGGTATTTGCTATCAACAAAATAGACAAAGACGGAGCTAACCCCGAAAAAATTAAAGAACAACTTGCGGGAATGAACCTTCTGGTAGAAGACTGGGGCGGAAAATACCAATCCCAAGAAATATCCGCCAAAGCCGGAATAAATATCAATCTACTTCTTGAAAAAGTATTACTCGAAGCTGACCTCCTCAACCTAAAAGCTAATCCAGATAGGTTAGCAAAAGGAACCGTTATAGAATCCCAATTAGATAAAGGAAAAGGTATCGTTACAACCGTTTTGGTACAAACCGGAACATTATCTATTGGAGATGTCATCGTAGCTGGATCTTACTTTGGGAAAGTAAAAGCATTGATGAATGAGCGTGGTGTTAGGGTCAAAACCGCCGGCCCTTCAACGCCGGTTCAAATACTTGGCTTAAACGGGTCATCAAGCGCGGGTGATAAAATTCAGGTCTATGAATCTGAAAGAGAAGCCCGCGAAATAGCTACCCGCCGCCAACAACTGCTGCGTGAACAAAATATCCGCCAGCAAAAACACATTACATTAGAAGAAATTGCCAGACGTAAAGCCATAGGCACTTTCCGTGAACTGAATATCATTGTTAAAGGCGATGTGGACGGATCCGTAGAGGCTCTCTCTGACTCCCTATTAAAATTAACGACAGGTGAAGTATCCGTAAACATTGTCCACAAAGGCGTAGGACAAATCTCCGAATCTGATGTGATGCTCGCTACCGCCTCTGATGCTATTATCATCGGATTCAACGTTAGACCAAGCCAAGGAGCCAGAAAAGTAGCTGAAACAGAGCAAATTGACATCCGGATTTACTCCATCATCTATGCTGCCATAGATGAAGTTAAAGATGCTCTTGAAGGTATGCTCGCCCCAAGTATCGAAGAAGAAATACTTGGCGTAGTTGAAATCAGAGAGGTATTCAAAATATCCAAAATTGGAACTATCGCCGGATGTATGGTTACAGAAGGAAAGATATCCAGACAAAACCAAATTCGATTAATCCGTGAAGGAGTAGTTATCTACAGCTCTCGTTTAGCCTCCCTAAAACGATTCAAAGATGATGTTAAAGAAGTTTCCGCCGGGTTTGACTGCGGCCTATCCGTTGAAAACTTCAATGATATAAAAATTGGAGATATAATTGAGTCTTACGCTACAAAAGAAGTTAAACGAAAACTTATCTAA
- a CDS encoding nicotinate phosphoribosyltransferase, with protein MVLTDKFLLTDLYQISMIYGYWKNGIHQQRAIFNLYFRKPPFNGAYAVCAGLETALQFLKDYRPSESDLEFLSTLTGYDDKPLFSKEFLDFLRTFELELDIEAIPEGEIVFPNQPLMKITGPLYQCQLVETALLTIINFQTLIATKASRIITVTGGDPVLEFGLRRAQGLDGGISATRAAYIGGCHATSNVLAGKLFGIPVRGTHAHSWVMTFPDELSAFRAYAEALPNNCTFLVDTYSTEQGILNAITVGKQLQQAGFPFYAIRLDSGDLLLLSKLARKLLDEAGFHQTQVVATNDLDEQSIATLKKNGAPIGVWGVGTNLITANGQPALGGVYKLAAIYQNEKWHYRVKLSEDVIKISTPGNLSVFRVSNNNLNQFDFIQDTFTESNKQLVHPETGAFLETIPSNAQNLLVPVMQSGKRIYPELTLREIRKNHFELRSKFDPALFKIENPQKYPVLIDENLFKLKKEAINQKHS; from the coding sequence ATGGTGCTAACAGATAAGTTTTTACTAACGGACTTATATCAGATTTCCATGATTTATGGATATTGGAAAAATGGGATACACCAGCAACGGGCTATTTTTAACTTGTATTTCCGCAAGCCCCCCTTTAACGGTGCGTATGCGGTTTGTGCCGGGTTAGAAACAGCATTACAGTTTTTAAAAGACTACCGGCCTTCCGAAAGTGATTTGGAATTTCTTTCAACACTTACAGGCTATGATGATAAACCGTTATTCAGTAAGGAGTTTTTGGATTTTTTAAGAACCTTTGAGTTAGAACTTGATATTGAGGCTATTCCGGAAGGCGAAATTGTTTTTCCCAATCAACCTTTGATGAAGATTACCGGGCCATTGTATCAATGTCAATTAGTAGAAACAGCATTACTTACCATTATCAATTTTCAGACTTTAATTGCCACAAAGGCGAGCCGAATTATTACCGTTACTGGTGGAGATCCGGTATTAGAGTTTGGGCTAAGACGCGCACAGGGACTTGACGGGGGGATAAGTGCCACCAGAGCCGCTTATATTGGCGGCTGCCACGCAACCTCCAATGTCTTAGCCGGTAAATTATTTGGAATTCCGGTTCGTGGCACACATGCTCACAGCTGGGTAATGACCTTCCCTGACGAACTATCAGCATTTCGTGCCTATGCTGAAGCCCTCCCCAATAACTGCACTTTCTTAGTAGATACTTACAGCACAGAGCAAGGCATCTTAAATGCAATTACCGTTGGTAAACAGCTACAGCAAGCAGGTTTTCCCTTTTATGCAATTCGCTTAGACTCCGGAGACTTATTACTACTCAGTAAATTAGCCAGAAAATTGTTAGATGAAGCCGGATTTCACCAAACCCAGGTTGTTGCTACCAATGATTTAGACGAGCAAAGTATCGCTACACTAAAGAAAAACGGTGCCCCCATCGGTGTCTGGGGCGTTGGTACTAACCTCATAACTGCCAACGGCCAACCGGCTTTAGGAGGCGTTTACAAATTAGCGGCAATTTACCAAAACGAAAAATGGCATTATCGCGTTAAACTTTCCGAAGACGTTATCAAGATTTCTACACCGGGAAATTTATCGGTATTCCGAGTTAGCAACAATAATCTTAATCAGTTTGATTTTATTCAAGATACTTTTACGGAGTCAAATAAGCAACTTGTGCACCCAGAAACAGGAGCGTTTTTAGAAACCATTCCAAGCAATGCACAAAACTTGCTGGTTCCGGTAATGCAGTCAGGAAAAAGAATTTACCCAGAACTTACCCTTCGAGAAATCCGTAAAAATCATTTTGAGCTTCGCTCTAAATTTGATCCAGCATTATTTAAAATAGAAAACCCACAAAAATATCCTGTTTTGATAGATGAAAATTTATTTAAACTAAAAAAAGAAGCTATCAATCAGAAACATAGCTAA
- a CDS encoding DUF1573 domain-containing protein: MLRKIFSLILIGFGLQMNFLLAQEKVAQKKINFRETSHEFGKIQEGDIAKYSFVFTNIGKEPVTLKSVRASCGCTTPQWEKDPILPGSKSKIEVNYNSLGRPGEFTKTVTVIYDTTQSPIILTIKGNVIPKEKTTATNDHANDTHDHTAHDHHDTPTSNPPNVTYSDTIGFLAIEKTHENFGILRTTEGKELSFTVQNIGKQTINFTNQVDKKDYVNFTISAQTLKPGEKATVTIELLGQKVDKTATVIRDAVTYYTTEKTNAKKTFTIEASYERAYTEAEKAIAPAITFSKKEFNGGDVIQGEILNYTYTFTNTGKSDLIIESAKPSCGCTASAPEDKIVKPGQNSTIKASFNSTGRVGPQMKTITVLSNDPTNPAVTLILKCNIIENPFRPNAGAPNPQPQE, encoded by the coding sequence ATGTTACGCAAAATATTTTCACTAATACTGATAGGCTTCGGCCTACAGATGAATTTCTTATTAGCCCAAGAAAAGGTTGCCCAGAAAAAAATAAACTTTCGGGAAACAAGCCACGAATTTGGCAAAATTCAAGAAGGTGATATTGCCAAATACAGCTTTGTATTTACAAATATTGGTAAAGAGCCGGTTACTCTAAAATCTGTGAGAGCTTCGTGTGGCTGCACAACTCCACAATGGGAAAAAGACCCCATTTTACCCGGTTCCAAAAGCAAAATCGAAGTGAATTACAACTCATTAGGCCGCCCAGGAGAGTTTACCAAAACAGTTACCGTTATCTATGACACCACACAGTCCCCGATAATTTTAACCATTAAAGGGAACGTTATCCCCAAAGAAAAAACAACTGCCACTAACGACCATGCAAATGACACCCACGACCACACCGCACATGACCACCACGACACCCCAACCAGTAATCCACCAAACGTAACTTATAGTGATACAATCGGGTTCTTAGCTATCGAAAAAACACATGAAAACTTTGGAATCTTACGAACCACAGAAGGGAAAGAACTTTCTTTTACGGTTCAAAATATTGGTAAACAAACAATTAACTTTACCAATCAAGTTGATAAAAAAGATTATGTAAACTTTACTATTTCTGCCCAAACACTTAAGCCCGGTGAAAAAGCAACTGTAACCATAGAATTGTTAGGTCAGAAAGTAGATAAGACTGCTACGGTTATTCGAGATGCAGTAACTTATTACACTACTGAAAAAACAAATGCTAAGAAGACTTTTACAATTGAAGCATCTTATGAGCGAGCATACACCGAAGCTGAAAAAGCGATAGCACCTGCGATTACATTTTCAAAAAAAGAATTTAACGGAGGAGATGTTATTCAGGGAGAAATTTTAAATTATACTTATACTTTTACCAATACCGGAAAATCTGACTTAATCATAGAAAGTGCCAAGCCGTCCTGCGGTTGTACGGCCTCTGCTCCCGAAGATAAAATTGTAAAGCCCGGCCAAAATTCTACTATTAAAGCTTCTTTTAACTCAACGGGAAGGGTTGGCCCGCAGATGAAAACGATTACAGTTCTTTCTAATGACCCGACAAACCCTGCGGTAACCTTAATCTTAAAGTGTAATATTATCGAAAACCCGTTTCGCCCCAATGCCGGTGCGCCTAACCCGCAACCACAAGAATAG
- the dxs gene encoding 1-deoxy-D-xylulose-5-phosphate synthase, which translates to MNTNPVGKEAISVGDLLAKVIYPEDLRQLPEGKLFEFSQELRNYIIEHCSIHGGHFAASLGVVELTTALHYVFNTPEDLVVWDVGHQAYGHKIITGRREKFHTNRLYQGISGFPKRSESIYDAFGVGHSSTSISAVLGMAVAAQYAGNHTRQHIAVIGDGAMTAGLAFEALNHAGVENSNILVILNDNCMSIDPNVGALKDYLTDITTSRTYNYIRDEAWKLLGKIDRLSSKARFVASKLEDLLTANLSKPGMLFEALKFRYFGPIDGHDVTHLAHVLQDLKKIQGPKLLHCVTVKGKGFAPAEADQTKWHAPSFNFDKITGKSFSVPTNIPSPPKFQDVFGYTIVELAEQNDKIMGITPAMPSGCSLNLMMEKMPQRTFDVGIAEQHAVTFSAGLATQGLVPFCNIYSSFMQRAYDQVIHDVAIQELPVVFCLDRGGLVGADGATHHGAYDLAYMRCIPNIVVSAPRNEQQLRNLMYTASLSKTKGPFTIRYPRGEGTMIGWKTPFQEITIGTGEKICDGQNIAILTIGTMAEEAITARKNLMQQGITPAIYDLRFIKPLDEALLHEVASNYQFVITVEDGCLMGGAGSAILEWFSEHNYFLPIKRLGVPDRVVEHGTQPQLYAECGYGYEAIQKTVLNYLKVNIVC; encoded by the coding sequence ATGAACACTAATCCTGTTGGAAAAGAAGCAATTTCTGTGGGCGATTTATTAGCCAAGGTTATTTACCCTGAAGATTTAAGACAATTACCGGAAGGAAAATTATTTGAATTTTCCCAAGAATTGAGAAACTATATTATAGAACACTGCTCTATTCATGGGGGGCATTTTGCAGCGAGTTTGGGGGTTGTGGAGCTAACAACGGCTCTTCATTATGTGTTTAACACACCCGAAGACTTAGTTGTTTGGGATGTTGGCCACCAAGCGTATGGGCACAAAATCATCACCGGAAGAAGAGAAAAATTTCATACAAATCGTTTATATCAAGGTATTTCTGGCTTTCCTAAGCGTTCGGAATCCATTTATGATGCCTTTGGTGTAGGGCATTCTTCAACATCAATTTCAGCAGTATTAGGGATGGCTGTTGCGGCTCAATATGCCGGAAATCACACCCGACAGCATATTGCGGTAATCGGTGACGGAGCCATGACAGCCGGACTAGCCTTTGAAGCCCTAAACCACGCCGGAGTAGAAAACTCCAATATCTTAGTCATCTTAAACGATAACTGTATGTCTATTGACCCTAATGTGGGAGCACTAAAAGACTATCTAACAGACATAACTACATCAAGAACATACAATTACATCCGTGACGAAGCATGGAAATTACTTGGAAAAATTGACAGATTAAGCTCTAAAGCCCGATTTGTAGCCAGTAAGTTAGAAGACTTATTAACGGCAAACTTATCTAAACCGGGAATGCTGTTTGAAGCCTTAAAGTTCCGTTACTTTGGACCTATTGATGGCCATGATGTTACCCACTTAGCTCATGTATTGCAGGATTTAAAAAAGATTCAAGGCCCTAAGTTGCTTCATTGTGTTACCGTTAAGGGTAAAGGTTTTGCCCCTGCCGAAGCTGACCAAACCAAATGGCACGCACCGAGTTTTAACTTTGACAAAATTACCGGAAAATCCTTTTCTGTACCTACTAATATTCCAAGCCCACCAAAGTTTCAAGATGTTTTTGGATATACAATTGTAGAGTTAGCCGAGCAAAATGATAAAATCATGGGCATAACTCCGGCGATGCCTTCCGGCTGTAGCCTAAATCTAATGATGGAAAAGATGCCGCAAAGAACCTTTGACGTGGGGATAGCAGAGCAGCATGCCGTTACTTTTTCAGCCGGCTTAGCTACCCAAGGGTTAGTACCATTTTGCAATATTTACTCGTCATTTATGCAACGTGCTTATGATCAAGTTATTCATGATGTTGCTATTCAAGAATTACCGGTAGTATTTTGTTTAGACAGAGGAGGCTTAGTCGGTGCTGACGGAGCTACACATCACGGTGCATACGACTTAGCCTATATGCGTTGTATTCCTAACATTGTCGTTTCCGCCCCCAGAAATGAACAGCAGCTCAGAAATCTGATGTACACCGCTTCGCTATCCAAAACAAAAGGCCCATTCACCATTAGATACCCCAGAGGCGAAGGCACGATGATTGGCTGGAAAACGCCATTTCAAGAAATAACAATTGGAACTGGTGAGAAAATATGCGACGGACAAAATATCGCTATTCTAACAATCGGAACAATGGCCGAAGAAGCCATCACTGCCCGAAAAAATTTAATGCAGCAAGGAATTACTCCCGCTATTTATGATTTACGTTTCATAAAACCCCTTGACGAAGCCTTATTGCACGAAGTAGCGTCTAATTATCAATTTGTTATCACAGTAGAAGATGGCTGTTTGATGGGAGGCGCAGGTAGTGCCATATTAGAATGGTTCTCAGAACACAACTACTTCTTACCTATCAAACGTTTGGGAGTTCCCGATAGAGTTGTTGAGCACGGGACTCAACCTCAGTTATATGCTGAATGTGGTTATGGTTATGAAGCTATCCAAAAAACGGTACTTAATTATCTGAAAGTAAATATTGTATGCTGA
- the purS gene encoding phosphoribosylformylglycinamidine synthase subunit PurS — protein MTFLIDVLILPHQQLLDPQGKATLHGLKQLGLQAVTDVRVGKRIQLSVQSETAEEALSFATQAAQKLLANPITETFEIQLVS, from the coding sequence ATGACTTTTTTGATTGACGTTCTCATTTTGCCACACCAGCAACTACTTGACCCTCAGGGAAAAGCTACTCTACATGGGCTAAAACAACTTGGTTTGCAGGCAGTAACAGATGTAAGAGTTGGTAAAAGAATACAACTTTCGGTGCAATCTGAAACTGCCGAAGAGGCACTTAGTTTTGCAACGCAAGCTGCCCAAAAACTATTAGCAAATCCAATAACGGAAACTTTTGAAATACAACTTGTTTCTTAA